In Dyadobacter subterraneus, a single genomic region encodes these proteins:
- a CDS encoding Kelch repeat-containing protein gives MFNTLKKSSLTLLIASTALFQFGCKNDSDPDKVGNWYKKGVPSFGGSPRTGAVSFLINNIGYIGGGYTSETVPRVKDFWSYDAATKIWSQVAPFTGSARTDAVAFVSGGKAYVGTGYDGVLATDNGYKKDFFQYTPGTNTWKAVADFPGLPRQYASAFTVGDVGYVGLGFSSSGYFQDIFKYDAASDSWTEMATFLGGKRRGASTFTIGNIAYVGFGTNNSGTNVRDLYQFEPAGNGGKGLWTQKTVFDDDNGDFPTARANALGLVVKNLGYIIAGAGNSDVWEYDPTKDVWLEKTAFNGGVRGFAAGFVVNDIIYFGTGGTTSARYDDFWGFDPAATDDDDDNVN, from the coding sequence ATGTTTAATACCTTAAAAAAGTCATCGTTAACCCTTCTAATCGCTTCAACCGCATTATTTCAGTTCGGATGCAAAAACGATAGCGATCCTGACAAAGTAGGAAATTGGTACAAAAAAGGTGTCCCTTCCTTCGGTGGCTCTCCACGTACCGGTGCAGTAAGCTTCCTGATTAACAACATTGGATACATTGGCGGCGGGTATACAAGCGAAACAGTGCCTAGAGTAAAAGATTTCTGGTCTTACGATGCAGCTACAAAAATCTGGTCTCAGGTTGCGCCTTTTACAGGCAGCGCCAGAACTGACGCTGTGGCTTTTGTTTCAGGTGGAAAAGCATATGTAGGAACAGGTTATGATGGTGTTTTAGCAACAGATAACGGATACAAAAAAGACTTTTTCCAATATACACCTGGCACTAATACATGGAAAGCTGTTGCAGATTTTCCAGGTCTTCCTCGCCAGTATGCTTCTGCATTTACGGTAGGTGATGTTGGATATGTAGGCCTTGGATTTAGTAGTTCAGGATATTTTCAGGATATTTTCAAATATGATGCCGCTTCTGATAGCTGGACAGAAATGGCCACTTTCCTTGGAGGTAAAAGAAGAGGTGCATCTACGTTTACAATTGGAAACATTGCCTACGTAGGTTTTGGAACAAACAACTCAGGAACAAACGTAAGAGATTTGTACCAGTTTGAACCGGCAGGAAATGGAGGAAAAGGTTTGTGGACTCAGAAAACAGTTTTTGATGACGACAACGGAGACTTCCCGACAGCCCGCGCAAATGCTTTGGGTCTTGTTGTTAAAAATCTTGGTTATATCATTGCTGGTGCTGGAAATTCGGATGTTTGGGAATATGATCCAACAAAAGATGTTTGGCTTGAAAAAACGGCCTTTAACGGTGGAGTTCGTGGATTTGCAGCTGGTTTTGTAGTTAACGATATCATTTACTTCGGAACTGGTGGAACTACTTCCGCTCGTTATGATGACTTCTGGGGTTTTGATCCAGCAGCAACTGACGACGACGACGATAACGTTAACTAA
- a CDS encoding tetratricopeptide repeat-containing sensor histidine kinase codes for MDTLRVIQLNKQAYENFSYNVKNLIEYSQQALTLAKKLNYKRGQAEAYKNLALSAMLVHGDVTALNYLNTSLAIFSSLGDTVGIATANNYIGCYYATVKDFKQALPFLLRSEKLLGNREHILKLTIFTNTGSCYLDLREFGKAKQYFEKAELVASQLQDYDWIVMSLLNSASLFIKQNDIKKALAKNEQALTLTHSHRVSPRIQQMIYLLKGDIAYKVKQYENAKIYYQTCEKLAGKMKSREYMSEIYYKYHLLDSIAGDYQSALKNFKNYQLITDSLFNKDKNEIIALYKVKFALQEREDENNRLIAIEKNNMEVISYQRTILFLSLLGLTAIGLAFVRLKKLNFALKDLNQKFVMQNSQLEEVNGIKNKIFSVIAHDLRNPFAQFISILDMFKSRLLEADEVVTLLPFLDKSVNHTIDMMDRLLVWSKSQLDGFKVKPESFNIASLIQDTVEKLQNLIDDKQLHVKIVKSEEAQAWADLEMIRIVFRNLLSNAIKFTPSQGSITVEIFKESEFVIIAFKDTGMGLNGEQLSSLFSFNLKSTRGTANESGTGLGLKICYDLLLLNNGKIRVESSVNEGSTFFISLPMKG; via the coding sequence ATGGATACCCTTCGCGTTATCCAATTGAATAAGCAGGCATATGAAAATTTTTCCTATAATGTAAAAAATCTTATTGAATATAGTCAGCAGGCTCTGACCCTGGCGAAAAAACTGAATTATAAACGCGGACAAGCAGAGGCGTATAAAAATTTGGCGCTATCGGCGATGCTGGTTCATGGTGATGTGACTGCCTTAAATTATTTAAATACATCACTGGCAATATTTTCAAGTCTCGGAGATACTGTTGGCATTGCTACGGCAAATAATTACATAGGTTGCTATTATGCCACCGTTAAAGATTTTAAACAGGCTTTACCATTTCTTTTAAGATCAGAAAAGCTGCTGGGAAACCGTGAGCATATATTAAAATTAACGATTTTCACCAATACGGGGTCATGTTATCTGGATTTAAGAGAATTTGGGAAAGCAAAACAGTATTTTGAGAAAGCTGAATTAGTGGCGTCGCAGCTCCAGGATTATGACTGGATCGTAATGTCCTTACTAAATTCAGCTTCTCTTTTTATTAAACAAAACGATATAAAAAAAGCGCTCGCTAAAAACGAACAGGCACTTACATTGACGCATTCCCACAGGGTAAGTCCAAGAATACAGCAAATGATCTATCTTTTGAAAGGAGATATTGCCTATAAAGTAAAACAGTACGAGAACGCGAAAATATACTATCAGACTTGCGAAAAACTAGCTGGCAAGATGAAAAGCAGAGAGTATATGTCTGAGATTTATTATAAATACCATTTACTGGATTCGATTGCGGGAGATTATCAGAGCGCATTGAAAAATTTCAAAAACTATCAGTTAATTACGGACAGTCTTTTCAACAAGGACAAAAATGAAATTATTGCTCTGTACAAAGTAAAATTTGCGTTACAAGAGCGGGAAGATGAAAATAATCGTTTGATAGCAATAGAGAAAAATAATATGGAAGTAATTTCTTATCAGCGTACGATTCTCTTTTTATCGTTGCTTGGTCTTACAGCCATCGGTTTGGCTTTTGTGAGATTAAAGAAACTGAATTTCGCATTAAAGGATCTTAACCAAAAATTTGTAATGCAAAATTCGCAGTTGGAGGAGGTTAACGGAATAAAAAACAAGATATTCTCGGTGATTGCGCACGATTTGAGAAATCCTTTTGCCCAATTTATCAGTATACTGGATATGTTTAAATCCCGTCTGCTTGAAGCGGATGAGGTAGTGACGCTACTTCCTTTTCTTGACAAATCTGTAAATCACACGATCGATATGATGGACCGGCTTTTGGTTTGGTCAAAAAGTCAGCTCGATGGTTTTAAAGTCAAACCGGAATCTTTTAATATTGCTTCACTGATTCAGGATACGGTCGAAAAACTGCAAAATCTGATCGACGATAAACAACTTCATGTAAAGATTGTTAAATCGGAAGAGGCGCAAGCCTGGGCAGATCTGGAAATGATCAGAATTGTTTTTCGCAATCTGCTTTCAAACGCCATAAAGTTTACCCCGTCGCAAGGATCAATAACGGTGGAAATTTTTAAGGAATCCGAATTCGTTATTATTGCTTTCAAAGATACAGGCATGGGGCTGAATGGAGAGCAATTGTCAAGTCTTTTTTCATTCAATTTAAAAAGCACCCGCGGTACCGCAAACGAATCCGGAACAGGACTTGGACTGAAAATATGTTACGATTTGCTTTTATTAAACAATGGAAAAATTCGTGTTGAAAGCAGCGTAAATGAGGGCAGTACGTTTTTTATAAGTTTGCCAATGAAAGGCTGA
- a CDS encoding AraC family transcriptional regulator, with protein MSVHTPVLYHPFEIEYREMVTFPGKSYRNNYFTLIYIIDGTGIQFVNHHRFNYRKGNLFLITPQDTFSFDITNPTKFFFLSFNTSYIKLNKDQDWVQRMDFILNNASHRPGCILKNKVDKPLIASLVENIVQEQNNQQLYHSKITETIVQTIILVVARNIALKLPKNIKENTGEAVLDILHYIQENIFTPDRLKVDEICAKLGISSSYLGKYFKKQTGETLQQYIINYKLRLVEMRLLHSDMRINEIVFELSYTDESHLNRLFKKYKGINPSEFRKVQSAIQQPDKYNKTDVS; from the coding sequence ATGTCTGTTCACACCCCGGTTCTTTATCACCCATTTGAAATTGAATACCGGGAGATGGTTACTTTTCCCGGGAAGTCTTACAGGAATAATTACTTCACACTTATTTATATTATCGATGGTACCGGAATTCAGTTTGTCAACCATCACAGATTCAATTACAGAAAGGGAAATCTTTTTCTGATCACACCTCAGGACACATTTTCGTTTGATATAACCAATCCGACCAAATTCTTTTTCCTGAGTTTTAACACTTCCTATATTAAATTGAACAAGGATCAGGATTGGGTGCAGCGCATGGATTTTATCCTGAATAATGCAAGCCACAGACCGGGCTGTATTCTTAAAAACAAAGTCGATAAGCCTTTGATTGCGTCATTGGTTGAGAATATTGTGCAGGAGCAAAACAACCAGCAGCTGTATCATAGTAAAATTACAGAAACAATTGTGCAGACGATAATTCTGGTTGTAGCGAGAAATATTGCTTTGAAACTTCCAAAAAATATAAAGGAAAATACGGGAGAGGCGGTTTTGGATATTTTGCATTATATCCAGGAAAATATATTTACACCGGATCGGTTGAAGGTTGATGAAATATGTGCGAAGCTTGGCATTTCATCAAGTTATCTGGGGAAGTATTTCAAAAAGCAGACAGGAGAAACTTTGCAGCAGTATATTATCAATTATAAGCTCAGGCTTGTTGAAATGAGACTTTTACACAGTGATATGCGGATCAACGAAATTGTATTTGAGCTTAGCTATACCGACGAAAGCCACTTAAACCGCTTGTTTAAAAAATATAAAGGGATTAATCCCTCGGAGTTCCGGAAGGTACAAAGTGCTATTCAGCAACCAGATAAATATAACAAAACCGATGTGAGCTAG
- a CDS encoding DUF4907 domain-containing protein, translated as MTKKSIIKIALICILAFAGAAGLYSCNGSKDKSSNSEGLRNFKVTAIQLDSAAGWGYRINQDTVPVIEQKFIPGVQGKAGFKTKQEAVKTGDLVVSKLEKGIWPPSVSLEELDSLGITFQH; from the coding sequence GTGACAAAAAAGTCAATCATAAAAATTGCTCTGATTTGCATTTTGGCCTTCGCTGGCGCAGCTGGACTTTACTCCTGTAATGGGAGTAAAGATAAAAGCTCCAACAGCGAAGGTCTTCGCAATTTTAAGGTAACTGCTATTCAACTGGATTCCGCAGCAGGATGGGGTTACCGGATTAATCAGGATACCGTTCCTGTGATCGAGCAAAAATTTATTCCCGGTGTGCAAGGCAAAGCCGGGTTTAAAACAAAACAGGAAGCTGTAAAAACGGGTGACCTCGTAGTTAGCAAACTGGAAAAAGGTATATGGCCACCGTCTGTTTCTCTGGAAGAACTGGATAGTTTGGGGATTACTTTCCAGCACTGA
- the nusA gene encoding transcription termination factor NusA yields MDSGILIESFAEFASSKNIDRPTMISVLEEVFRTMIRKKYGTDDNFDVIINPESGDLEMWRTREIVDDNSEDIWDYNKIPLAEARKIQTDFEVGEEVAEEVKLVEFGRRLVQTARQTLIQKIKDMEKEIMYEKYKDQVGEMITGEVYQTLRHEVIIMDGEGNELSLPRTEQISKDRFRKGESVKSVIHKVEMNNGTPKITLSRTSPVFLERLFEVEIPEIYDGIIAVRRVVREPGERAKVAVESYDDRIDPVGACVGMKGSRIHSIVRELGNENIDVINYTENLELLISRALSPAKVSSMQIDREAKRVSVFLKPDQVSLAIGKGGQNIKLAGKLVGMEIDVFRDIEEHNDEDVDLSEFSDEIDAWMISELHKIGLDTAKSVLALNKEELVRRTDLEENTVEDILDILRKEFE; encoded by the coding sequence ATGGATAGCGGAATATTAATTGAGTCATTCGCGGAGTTTGCAAGCTCTAAAAACATTGATCGTCCGACGATGATCAGCGTTTTGGAAGAAGTGTTTCGTACGATGATTCGTAAAAAATACGGCACTGATGATAATTTTGATGTAATCATTAACCCGGAAAGTGGTGACCTTGAAATGTGGCGCACCCGTGAAATTGTCGACGACAACTCAGAAGATATTTGGGATTACAACAAAATACCGCTTGCAGAAGCCCGGAAAATTCAAACCGACTTTGAAGTAGGTGAAGAAGTTGCTGAGGAAGTGAAGCTGGTTGAATTTGGCCGCAGGCTTGTTCAGACAGCACGCCAGACCCTGATCCAGAAAATTAAAGATATGGAAAAGGAGATCATGTATGAAAAATACAAGGATCAGGTTGGCGAAATGATTACGGGTGAAGTATACCAAACTTTACGTCACGAAGTAATCATTATGGATGGTGAAGGAAATGAACTTTCTCTTCCTCGTACAGAACAAATTTCCAAAGACCGTTTCCGTAAAGGAGAATCCGTTAAATCGGTGATCCATAAAGTGGAAATGAACAATGGTACACCAAAAATTACTCTATCCAGAACTTCTCCTGTGTTCCTTGAACGCTTGTTTGAAGTAGAAATTCCTGAAATTTATGATGGAATTATCGCTGTGAGAAGAGTAGTTCGTGAGCCGGGTGAGCGTGCGAAAGTGGCTGTTGAATCTTATGATGACCGCATTGATCCTGTTGGAGCATGTGTAGGTATGAAAGGTTCAAGAATCCACTCGATCGTTCGGGAACTTGGCAATGAGAATATCGACGTTATCAACTATACTGAAAACCTGGAATTGCTTATCAGTCGTGCTTTAAGTCCGGCAAAAGTAAGCTCAATGCAGATTGACCGCGAAGCAAAACGCGTGTCGGTATTTTTGAAACCCGATCAGGTTTCGCTTGCAATCGGTAAAGGCGGCCAGAATATTAAGCTGGCAGGCAAACTGGTTGGTATGGAAATTGATGTTTTCCGTGATATCGAAGAGCATAATGACGAAGATGTAGATCTTTCTGAATTCTCTGATGAAATCGATGCATGGATGATCAGTGAACTGCACAAAATAGGATTGGATACCGCTAAGAGTGTTTTAGCGCTTAACAAAGAAGAACTTGTTCGACGGACAGATTTAGAAGAAAACACCGTCGAAGATATTCTGGATATCCTTCGTAAAGAGTTTGAATAA
- a CDS encoding endonuclease/exonuclease/phosphatase family protein gives MKSYRIVKGLKGFFWFLFKCFAVYSLLVYGLTFWVPSSHWLPGFLMMSFPVTVLINFGFLVFWLLVDSKKALAPLFLIFLSGIFLDRTYQFKKDPVDLTSKDNKEKVFKVLNYNVFGFWITQHHSREDDAETNKMKKWILKQNADVLCMPEFNNEENVPDFRTVQFLKKSGYPYSNMLDNKNMKDGTTFKTLAMFSKYPIIAHKEKSTEQQNGLMYIDIVVGKDTLRVIGVHLYSMSLRLSKLVNQKEMSGIKRETRGTLSQMKKGFIARVSETKILEKWIKESPYAVIVCGDFNETPYSYVYGKCRKLLNNAFETRGEGFGFSFNHLPYFIRIDNQFYNDKKLEAIDFKTLNKIKYSDHYPCLGTYRFKKVVE, from the coding sequence TTGAAATCATATCGTATTGTGAAAGGATTGAAAGGTTTTTTTTGGTTTTTGTTTAAATGTTTCGCGGTTTATAGTTTACTGGTATATGGTTTGACTTTCTGGGTTCCATCTTCCCATTGGCTGCCGGGATTCTTAATGATGTCTTTTCCTGTTACAGTACTGATCAATTTTGGCTTTCTTGTTTTCTGGCTGCTTGTAGATTCTAAAAAAGCACTGGCACCGCTGTTTTTAATTTTTCTATCAGGCATATTCCTCGACAGAACTTATCAATTCAAAAAAGACCCTGTCGATCTTACCAGTAAGGATAACAAAGAGAAAGTGTTTAAAGTGCTCAATTATAATGTTTTTGGATTTTGGATTACGCAACATCATTCCAGAGAAGATGATGCAGAAACTAACAAAATGAAAAAGTGGATTCTAAAGCAGAATGCAGATGTGCTTTGTATGCCTGAATTTAACAACGAAGAGAACGTTCCTGATTTCAGAACGGTTCAGTTTTTGAAAAAGTCGGGGTATCCGTATTCCAATATGCTGGATAACAAGAATATGAAAGATGGAACAACGTTTAAAACACTGGCAATGTTTTCAAAATATCCAATCATCGCACATAAGGAAAAGTCTACTGAGCAGCAAAACGGGCTTATGTATATTGATATTGTAGTAGGAAAAGATACACTCAGGGTTATTGGCGTGCATCTTTACTCAATGTCGTTAAGACTTTCAAAGCTGGTGAATCAGAAGGAAATGTCGGGAATTAAAAGGGAGACAAGAGGTACGTTATCCCAGATGAAAAAAGGTTTTATTGCCAGGGTTTCTGAAACTAAAATTTTGGAAAAATGGATTAAAGAATCGCCGTACGCAGTTATCGTTTGCGGTGATTTTAATGAAACGCCTTACAGTTATGTCTATGGCAAATGCAGGAAACTTTTAAACAATGCCTTTGAAACCAGGGGAGAAGGATTTGGATTTTCTTTCAATCACCTCCCTTATTTTATTCGTATTGATAATCAGTTTTACAATGATAAAAAACTTGAAGCAATTGATTTCAAGACACTAAATAAAATAAAATACTCTGATCACTATCCTTGTCTGGGAACTTACAGATTTAAAAAGGTAGTCGAATAG
- a CDS encoding YchJ family protein, with amino-acid sequence MKKCFCGANKPFSGCCGPIIKGLKADSAEKLMRSRYSAYVTHAIDYLIATTHPSKIPGLVRKEIEEWAKTNVWQSLEILNSREFSVEFKAHFRNSKGKVQIHHEKSAFVYENGSWYYLDGEFPGDG; translated from the coding sequence ATGAAAAAATGTTTTTGTGGAGCTAATAAACCGTTCTCCGGTTGCTGCGGCCCAATCATTAAAGGGCTTAAAGCTGATTCTGCTGAAAAACTTATGCGTTCACGTTACTCAGCCTATGTTACCCACGCGATTGACTATCTCATAGCGACAACACATCCTTCAAAAATACCAGGGCTTGTGAGGAAAGAAATAGAAGAATGGGCGAAAACAAATGTCTGGCAATCGTTGGAGATTCTGAATTCGAGAGAATTTTCGGTGGAATTTAAAGCCCATTTCAGAAACAGCAAGGGTAAAGTTCAGATTCATCATGAGAAATCTGCATTTGTCTATGAAAATGGTTCCTGGTATTATTTGGATGGAGAATTTCCGGGTGACGGATAG
- a CDS encoding DUF4270 family protein: MSGCQWGDEVVAIKQQNPDDFMVLFSDTSLVKLTTVALDSVMTGAPSRLLVGRFTDPYLGKMHATPFFQPQFVSALGIPELAIYDSLIFKAPYDKYYYGDTTKVMNLSVHAVQTDIMLKSSYFNFYTMDFDAAPIGKKSFTPTPNSTTQAVRFKLSDVLGKRIFDQSMANLITSNEQWLEILKGLTIVADDDKQNAAVVGLASFSDSTVLEVHYHTAEKDGVTKGVGTFKVQASFNQILGDRTGTNLTKLPLYNSRLSLPSEQSGNQAYIQEGTGLMMRVDLPTVRNLKYVQYSVPNRAFLRVTPIRNSVEYPFMPPPTLYMYLVDKYNQFYKSSGTPIPLTDLSGKAVSATYINDLINNEQYYLFDVSGQFTTILASSSEETNGLMIVSSTLNGNGFPENNTEFSKGLKRLVVGNQFHPTEPGVKLQLYYTTYKAP, from the coding sequence ATGTCTGGCTGTCAATGGGGCGATGAAGTCGTTGCTATCAAACAGCAGAATCCCGATGATTTCATGGTTTTGTTTTCGGATACCAGTCTTGTAAAACTGACTACCGTTGCGCTTGACTCTGTGATGACAGGAGCTCCGAGTCGACTTTTAGTTGGGCGTTTTACTGATCCCTATCTAGGTAAGATGCATGCAACTCCTTTTTTTCAGCCACAGTTCGTAAGCGCACTGGGTATTCCTGAACTTGCAATTTATGATTCGCTGATCTTTAAAGCGCCTTACGATAAGTATTATTACGGAGATACAACCAAAGTGATGAATTTGTCTGTACATGCTGTGCAGACAGACATTATGCTGAAAAGCTCGTATTTCAATTTTTATACGATGGACTTCGATGCGGCACCGATAGGAAAAAAGAGTTTTACTCCTACTCCAAACAGCACTACGCAAGCAGTCAGATTTAAATTATCGGATGTTTTGGGTAAGAGAATTTTTGACCAGAGCATGGCTAATCTGATTACCTCCAATGAGCAGTGGCTGGAAATTCTAAAAGGATTAACGATCGTCGCGGATGATGATAAGCAAAATGCTGCCGTAGTTGGTCTTGCAAGTTTTAGTGACAGTACAGTATTGGAGGTTCATTATCATACTGCTGAAAAAGATGGAGTTACAAAAGGAGTAGGAACATTTAAGGTACAAGCCTCTTTCAACCAGATATTGGGCGACAGGACAGGAACAAATCTTACAAAGTTACCTCTTTATAACAGCAGATTATCGTTACCTTCTGAACAATCCGGAAACCAGGCATACATTCAGGAAGGAACAGGACTTATGATGCGTGTAGATCTTCCTACGGTTAGGAACCTAAAATATGTTCAATACTCGGTACCAAACCGGGCGTTCCTAAGAGTTACACCGATAAGAAATTCTGTGGAATACCCTTTTATGCCACCTCCGACTTTATACATGTATCTTGTTGATAAATACAATCAGTTTTATAAATCCAGTGGTACGCCAATACCTTTGACGGATCTTTCCGGTAAAGCTGTATCAGCGACCTACATAAATGACCTGATCAATAATGAACAATACTACCTTTTTGATGTAAGTGGTCAGTTTACTACAATTCTAGCCAGTAGTTCTGAGGAAACAAATGGTCTAATGATTGTGAGTTCGACACTTAATGGAAATGGTTTTCCGGAAAACAACACGGAGTTTTCAAAAGGTCTGAAACGCCTTGTAGTTGGTAACCAGTTCCATCCGACAGAACCCGGGGTTAAGCTGCAACTTTATTACACAACTTATAAAGCACCGTAA
- a CDS encoding LytR/AlgR family response regulator transcription factor, translated as MRKINCIVIDSNEPDLETLTQLINSIPFFELAGAFKSSEAAIDILRTQKVDLLFLDIENSGISGLKFLESISYSTRVIITTKEGHFALEAFNLNVLDYLLKPLNKERFRKAADKAYELFSLLSLRDRRNYSGEELATSQEYLFVSSDYSLVKIKLSDVTYVEGLKDYLKIYFVNQLNPVITRMTMKALEEKLPGNQFFRVHKSYIVSIDKIDIIRSQRIKIGTNTVPISDGYYETFRQKVNI; from the coding sequence ATGAGGAAGATTAATTGTATTGTAATTGATAGTAATGAGCCTGATTTAGAAACTTTAACTCAACTTATAAACAGCATTCCGTTTTTTGAACTGGCGGGTGCGTTTAAAAGCTCAGAAGCTGCCATTGATATTCTTAGAACGCAAAAAGTAGACCTTCTATTTTTAGACATCGAAAATTCAGGTATTTCAGGCCTCAAATTTCTTGAAAGCATTTCTTATAGTACGAGGGTAATTATCACAACAAAAGAAGGACATTTTGCGTTAGAAGCTTTTAACCTGAATGTGCTTGACTATTTATTGAAACCTCTAAATAAGGAGCGTTTCAGAAAAGCGGCTGACAAAGCTTACGAACTTTTCAGTCTGTTAAGTCTGCGCGACAGAAGAAATTACTCGGGAGAAGAACTTGCAACAAGTCAGGAATATTTATTTGTATCCTCGGATTATTCTTTGGTAAAAATAAAACTCTCGGATGTAACCTATGTTGAAGGGCTTAAAGATTATCTGAAAATTTACTTTGTAAATCAGTTGAACCCCGTGATTACAAGGATGACAATGAAGGCTTTGGAAGAGAAATTACCCGGAAATCAGTTCTTTCGGGTACATAAATCTTATATCGTTTCTATTGATAAAATAGATATAATCAGAAGCCAGCGCATCAAAATAGGGACGAATACCGTACCCATTAGTGATGGCTATTATGAAACTTTTCGTCAAAAAGTAAATATATAA
- the rimP gene encoding ribosome maturation factor RimP, which produces MTIKEHLEVLLAPFLEEGNYFLVDIQVKASKTSQKVIILVDKDEGITIQECTSISRRLAKQLEELEVFAEAYTLEVSSPGLDQPLVLLRQYLKNLGRNLKVTLKTGEVITGQLIEAKEDEIKLQLPEPKKKSKVPVDEASLKRDIPTDQISKALVEISFKNL; this is translated from the coding sequence ATGACAATAAAAGAACATTTGGAAGTTTTGCTGGCTCCGTTTTTGGAGGAAGGCAATTATTTTCTGGTGGATATTCAGGTTAAGGCTTCTAAAACAAGTCAAAAAGTAATCATTCTCGTTGATAAAGACGAAGGTATTACAATTCAGGAATGTACATCCATTAGCCGCAGGCTGGCAAAACAACTGGAAGAGCTGGAAGTTTTCGCAGAAGCGTATACCTTGGAAGTTTCTTCTCCCGGCCTGGACCAGCCTTTGGTTCTGCTTCGCCAATATTTGAAAAACCTGGGAAGAAATTTGAAGGTTACTTTAAAAACAGGGGAAGTTATCACAGGTCAGTTGATTGAGGCAAAAGAAGACGAAATAAAACTTCAATTGCCTGAGCCAAAGAAAAAATCGAAAGTACCTGTTGACGAAGCATCGCTGAAAAGAGATATCCCTACGGATCAAATCTCGAAGGCACTTGTGGAGATCTCGTTTAAAAACTTATAA
- a CDS encoding lipocalin-like domain-containing protein encodes MKKLILLSGFLIIMLNVFAEKPQNTAIPDSTELTGLWTLVTVENINPDGSKTLPYGISPKGLLVFDKSGNYAIQILKTSRPKVAAGDKNKATPEENAALVQGNNSHFGSFKVNKASKTITFHVEDAFYPNWEGTIQERTYTLSNSELKYVVTNTTNGGNITAVVIWKRKI; translated from the coding sequence ATGAAAAAGCTTATTTTACTATCAGGATTTCTAATCATAATGCTTAATGTTTTTGCTGAAAAACCGCAAAATACTGCGATCCCGGACAGCACGGAGTTGACTGGCTTATGGACTCTTGTAACAGTAGAAAATATAAATCCTGACGGAAGCAAAACGCTTCCTTATGGTATTTCACCAAAAGGTTTGCTCGTTTTTGATAAAAGTGGAAATTATGCAATCCAGATATTAAAAACATCTCGCCCCAAAGTAGCGGCCGGAGATAAAAATAAGGCCACACCCGAAGAAAATGCAGCGCTGGTTCAGGGAAACAATTCTCATTTTGGCAGCTTTAAAGTAAATAAAGCATCAAAAACAATAACTTTTCATGTTGAAGATGCATTTTATCCAAACTGGGAAGGAACGATACAGGAACGAACTTATACCTTATCAAATAGCGAATTGAAATACGTGGTTACCAATACTACAAATGGCGGAAATATCACGGCGGTAGTAATCTGGAAAAGAAAGATTTGA